In Vicugna pacos chromosome 10, VicPac4, whole genome shotgun sequence, the following proteins share a genomic window:
- the LOC102526789 gene encoding olfactory receptor 51B2-like, whose amino-acid sequence MWPNRSAAPFLLTGFPGLEAAHHWISIPFFAVYVSVLLGNGTLLYLIKDDHGLHEPMYYFLAMLAGTDLMVTLTTMPTVMGVLWVNHRDISHGACFLQAYFIHSLSIVESGVLLAMAYDRFIAIRTALRYNSILTNSRVMKVGLGVLIRGFLSLVPPILLLFWFPYCHSHVLSHAFCLHQDVMKLACADITFNRVYPVILVALTFFLDALIIFFSYILILKTVMVIASGEARAKALNTCVSNISCVLVFYVTVIGLTFIHRFGKHAPHVVHITMSYVYFLFPPFMNPIIYSIKTKQIQRSIVCLFSVHKRA is encoded by the coding sequence ATGTGGCCCAATAGGAGTGCTGCCCCCTTTCTGCTGACTGGCTTCCCAGGTCTGGAGGCAGCCCATCACTGGATCTCCATCCCCTTCTTTGCAGTCTACGTCTCTGTGCTTCTTGGCAATGGCACCCTCCTCTACCTCATCAAGGATGACCATGGTCTTCATGAACCCATGTACTATTTCCTTGCCATGCTGGCAGGCACAGATCTGATGGTGACATTGACCACGATGCCAACGGTAATGGGTGTCTTATGGGTGAATCACCGAGACATAAGCCATGGGGCCTGCTTCCTGCAGGCCTATTTCATTCACTCCCTTTCCATTGTAGAATCGGGTGTCTTGCTTGCCATGGCCTATGACCGTTTCATTGCCATCCGCACCGCTCTGAGGTACAACTCCATTCTTACCAATTCTCGGGTGATGAAGGTAGGACTGGGGGTACTAATAAGGGGCTTTTTATCGCTTGTGCCCCcaattctgctgcttttttggtTCCCATATTGCCATTCCCATGTTCTTTCCCATGCCTTTTGCCTCCATCAGGATGTCATGAAACTCGCCTGTGCTGATATTACCTTTAATCGTGTATACCCAGTTATTCTGGTTGCTTTGACTTTCTTCCTAGATGCTCTGATTATCTTCTTCTCTTATATCCTCATCCTTAAGACAGTGATGGTCATTGCCTCAGGAGAGGCACGAGCTAAGGCCCTCAACACGTGTGTCTCCAATATCAGCTGTGTCCTAGTCTTTTACGTCACAGTGATTGGCCTGACTTTCATCCACAGGTTTGGGAAGCATGCCCCACATGTGGTCCACATTACCATGAGCTATGTCtactttctctttcctccattCATGAACCCCATAATATACAGCATCAAGACCAAGCAGATTCAGAGAAGCATTGTTTGCCTATTTTCTGTGCACAAAAGGGCTTGA
- the LOC102527043 gene encoding olfactory receptor 51B5-like: protein MWPNSSFNAFLLTGFPDLEAAHHWISTPFFFVYLSVLFGNGTLLFLIKEYHTLHEPMYYFLAMLAATDLGLTLSTMPTVLGVLWLDHREIGNVACFSQAYLIHSLSFVESGVLLAMSYDRFIAIRNPLRYTSILTNNRVVKIGLGVLMRGFVSVVPPILPLYFFPYCHSSVLSHAFCLHQDVIKLACADTTFNRLYPVVLVVLIFVLDSLIILISYVLILKSVLSIASKEERVKALNTCVSHICCVLVFYVTVIGLSLIHRFGKQVPHIVHLVMSYVYFLFPPLMNPIIYSAKTKQIQSGILRLFTTH from the coding sequence ATGTGGCCCAACAGCAGCTTCAATGCCTTCCTCCTAACTGGCTTTCCGGACTTGGAGGCAGCTCACCACTGGATTTCCACACCCTTCTTCTTTGTCTACCTCTCTGTCCTTTTCGGCAATGGCACCCTTCTCTTTCTCATTAAGGAATATCACACTCTTCATGAGCCTATGTACTACTTTTTGGCCATGCTCGCAGCCACAGACCTTGGGCTGACCTTGAGTACGATGCCCACGGTGCTGGGAGTCCTCTGGTTGGATCACAGGGAGATTGGAAACGTAGCCTGCTTTTCTCAAGCCTACCTTATACACTCACTTTCCTTTGTAGAATCTGGCGTTTTGCTTGCTATGTCCTATGATCGTTTCATTGCCATTCGAAACCCCCTTAGATATACGTCTATACTCACTAATAACCGAGTGGTGAAGATTGGGCTGGGAGTTCTGATGAGGGGGTTTGTATCTGTGGTCCCCCCAATCTTAcccctttattttttcccctattgCCATTCCTCTGTCCTTTCTCATGCATTCTGCCTTCACCAGGATGTCATCAAACTGGCCTGTGCTGACACTACCTTCAATCGACTGTATCCAGTTGTGCTTGTAGTTCTTATCTTTGTGCTGGATTCTCTGATTATTCTCATCTCCTATGTGTTGATACTCAAGAGTGTTCTGAGCATTGCCTCCAAAGAAGAGAGGGTCAAGGCCCTCAACACCTGTGTATCCCATATCTGCTGTGTCCTGGTTTTCTATGTCACAGTGATTGGGTTGTCTCTGATTCATCGGTTTGGGAAGCAGGTTCCACATATTGTCCACCTCGTTATGAGTTATGTCTATTTTCTGTTCCCTCCATTAATGAACCCTATAATCTACAGTGCCAAGACCAAGCAGATCCAGAGTGGCATTCTTCGCCTTTTTACCACCCATTGA